One Actinoplanes missouriensis 431 DNA segment encodes these proteins:
- a CDS encoding thiolase family protein, which yields MPREVREVVFVDGVRTPFGKAGGMYAETRADDLVIRCIRELIRRNPQLPTDRVDEVAIAATTQTGDQGLTIGRTAALLSGLPKTVPGYAIDRMCAGAMTAVTNVAGGIAMGAYDIAIAGGVEHMGRHPMGEGVDPNPRILAEKLVDPSALVMGSTAENLHDRLPHITKERADRYGLNSQIKTAKAYANGKIQPDLVPVAIRSAEQGWGLATVDEAPRETSMEKLATLKTPFRPHGRITAGNAAGLNDGATAAVLADEATARELGLPVAMRLVSYGFVGVEPEIMGYGPIPSTEKALKKAGLTIDDIGLFELNEAFAIQVLAFLDHYGIADDDPRVNPWGGAIAIGHPLASSGVRLMTQLARHFEEHPEVRYGLNAMCIGIGMGGTVIWENPNWEGFAK from the coding sequence GTGCCCCGTGAAGTACGCGAGGTCGTCTTCGTCGACGGCGTCCGCACCCCGTTCGGCAAGGCGGGCGGCATGTATGCCGAGACCCGCGCCGACGACCTGGTGATCCGCTGCATCCGAGAGCTGATTCGGCGGAACCCCCAGCTCCCGACCGACCGGGTGGACGAGGTCGCGATCGCGGCCACCACCCAGACCGGTGACCAGGGCCTGACCATCGGCCGCACGGCGGCGCTGCTCTCCGGCCTGCCGAAGACCGTTCCCGGCTACGCCATCGACCGGATGTGCGCGGGCGCCATGACCGCGGTGACCAACGTCGCCGGCGGCATCGCGATGGGCGCGTACGACATCGCGATCGCGGGCGGCGTCGAGCACATGGGCCGGCACCCGATGGGCGAGGGCGTCGACCCGAACCCGCGGATCCTCGCCGAGAAGCTGGTCGACCCGTCGGCCCTGGTGATGGGCTCGACCGCGGAGAACCTGCACGACCGGCTGCCGCACATCACCAAGGAGCGCGCCGACCGGTACGGGCTGAACTCGCAGATCAAGACCGCGAAGGCGTACGCCAACGGCAAGATCCAGCCGGACCTGGTGCCGGTGGCGATCCGCAGCGCCGAGCAGGGCTGGGGCCTGGCGACCGTCGACGAGGCGCCGCGCGAGACCTCGATGGAGAAGCTCGCCACGCTGAAGACCCCGTTCCGCCCGCACGGCCGGATCACCGCGGGCAACGCCGCCGGTCTCAACGACGGCGCGACCGCGGCCGTCCTCGCCGACGAGGCGACCGCCCGTGAGCTGGGCCTGCCGGTCGCGATGCGGCTGGTGTCCTACGGGTTCGTCGGCGTCGAGCCGGAGATCATGGGGTACGGCCCGATCCCGTCGACCGAGAAGGCCCTGAAGAAGGCCGGTCTCACCATCGACGACATCGGCCTGTTCGAGCTGAACGAGGCGTTCGCGATCCAGGTGCTGGCGTTCCTCGACCACTACGGCATCGCCGACGACGACCCGCGGGTCAACCCGTGGGGCGGCGCGATCGCCATCGGTCACCCCCTCGCCTCCTCCGGCGTGCGGCTGATGACCCAGCTGGCCCGTCACTTCGAGGAGCACCCCGAGGTCCGCTACGGCCTCAACGCCATGTGCATCGGTATCGGCATGGGTGGCACCGTGATCTGGGAGAACCCGAACTGGGAAGGCTTCGCGAAGTGA
- a CDS encoding S1C family serine protease encodes MSPYEPFTPANGYDQRRGEWAAPEQQQWFQERQWDQQQQWDRQQQWDQQQQWDQQQWYPQQPSYQQQTYPDPVPAAASTPAAAPIARTGRGRTVVIVLVVALLAVSAWQAFRVEGMIRSSNDLATAVSAEQGRSQELEKQLATVFDPEGIAAAVLPSVFRVRAGDFTGTAFAVGSTDDGRTNLFTNYHVVEETFESGDKSVSLERGNTRIEATIVKVSAGKDLALLRTSREIKGLGVATDDVKPGQQVVVVGAPLGLDDSVTTGVISAYRPDDADGPTIQFDAPINPGNSGGPVVNTSKQVVGIATAKARDAEGIGLAIPIETACDTLGSCGKG; translated from the coding sequence ATGAGCCCATACGAACCCTTCACCCCCGCCAACGGCTATGACCAGCGTCGCGGGGAGTGGGCGGCCCCCGAGCAGCAGCAGTGGTTCCAGGAACGGCAGTGGGATCAGCAGCAGCAGTGGGACCGGCAACAGCAATGGGATCAGCAACAGCAATGGGATCAGCAACAGTGGTACCCGCAACAGCCGTCCTATCAGCAGCAGACCTACCCCGATCCGGTTCCGGCGGCAGCCTCCACCCCGGCCGCCGCCCCGATCGCCCGCACCGGTCGCGGCCGCACGGTGGTCATCGTGCTGGTGGTCGCGCTGCTCGCGGTCTCCGCGTGGCAGGCGTTCCGGGTCGAGGGCATGATCCGCAGCAGCAACGATCTCGCCACCGCGGTCTCCGCCGAGCAGGGCCGCAGCCAGGAGCTCGAGAAACAACTCGCCACCGTCTTCGACCCGGAAGGGATCGCGGCGGCCGTGCTGCCGAGCGTCTTCCGGGTGCGGGCCGGCGACTTCACCGGCACCGCGTTCGCGGTCGGCAGCACCGATGACGGGCGCACCAACCTGTTCACGAACTATCACGTGGTCGAGGAGACGTTCGAAAGCGGCGACAAGTCGGTGTCGCTGGAGCGGGGCAACACCCGGATCGAGGCGACGATCGTGAAGGTCAGCGCGGGCAAGGATCTCGCGCTGCTGCGCACGTCCCGTGAGATCAAGGGACTCGGGGTCGCCACCGACGACGTGAAGCCGGGCCAGCAGGTGGTGGTCGTGGGCGCGCCGCTCGGGCTCGACGACTCGGTCACCACGGGCGTGATCAGCGCGTACCGGCCGGACGACGCGGACGGCCCGACGATCCAGTTCGACGCGCCGATCAACCCCGGCAACAGCGGCGGCCCGGTCGTCAACACCAGCAAGCAGGTCGTCGGCATCGCCACCGCGAAGGCACGCGACGCCGAGGGCATCGGCCTCGCCATCCCGATCGAGACCGCCTGCGACACCCTGGGCTCCTGCGGAAAAGGCTGA
- the hemE gene encoding uroporphyrinogen decarboxylase: MTVLEASPFVRACRGLPGPHTPVWFMRQAGRSLPEYRKIRAGVGMLESCRRPDLVTEITLQPVRRHGVDAAILFSDIVVPVAAAGIDLDIVAGTGPVVAEPIRSAPDLERLRPITPDDVDFVAESVRLLVAELGSTPLIGFAGAPFTLASYLIEGGPSRTYLKTKAMMYAQPDLWHALLGRLSEITLTFLRTQVDAGVSAVQLFDSWAGALSEADYRQYVLPHSAAVLSGLAGAGVPRIHFGVGTAVLLEAMGEAGADVVGVDWRTPLDVATKRLGPEKAVQGNLDPAILFAGWETVERETRRVLAQGAAAPGHVFNLGHGVMPETDPEILTRLVALVHEVSGRS, encoded by the coding sequence GTGACCGTTCTCGAAGCTTCCCCCTTTGTCCGGGCGTGTCGCGGCCTTCCGGGCCCGCACACGCCGGTCTGGTTCATGCGGCAGGCCGGGCGTTCGCTCCCCGAGTACCGCAAGATCCGTGCGGGGGTCGGCATGCTCGAGTCGTGCCGCCGTCCCGATCTGGTCACCGAGATCACCCTGCAGCCGGTCCGGCGGCACGGCGTCGACGCCGCGATCCTGTTCAGCGACATCGTCGTGCCGGTCGCCGCGGCCGGGATCGATCTGGACATCGTGGCCGGCACCGGCCCGGTGGTGGCCGAGCCGATCCGGTCCGCGCCCGACCTGGAGCGGCTGCGCCCGATCACCCCGGACGACGTGGACTTCGTCGCCGAGTCGGTGCGCCTGCTCGTCGCCGAGCTCGGCAGCACGCCGCTGATCGGTTTCGCCGGCGCGCCGTTCACGCTGGCCAGTTACCTGATCGAGGGTGGGCCGTCCCGGACGTACCTGAAGACCAAGGCCATGATGTACGCCCAGCCCGACCTGTGGCACGCGCTGCTCGGCCGGCTCTCCGAGATCACGCTGACGTTCCTGCGTACCCAGGTGGACGCCGGGGTCAGCGCGGTCCAGCTCTTCGACTCCTGGGCCGGCGCGCTCTCCGAGGCCGACTACCGGCAGTACGTGCTGCCCCACTCGGCCGCGGTGCTGAGCGGGCTGGCCGGCGCCGGGGTGCCGCGGATCCACTTCGGGGTCGGCACGGCGGTGCTCCTCGAGGCGATGGGCGAGGCCGGCGCGGACGTGGTGGGCGTCGACTGGCGTACCCCGCTGGACGTCGCCACCAAGCGTCTCGGCCCGGAGAAAGCCGTCCAGGGCAACCTGGACCCGGCGATCCTCTTCGCCGGCTGGGAGACCGTGGAGCGGGAGACGCGCCGGGTGCTCGCGCAGGGCGCCGCCGCTCCGGGTCACGTCTTCAACCTGGGTCACGGTGTGATGCCGGAGACCGACCCGGAGATCCTGACCCGCCTGGTCGCCCTGGTGCACGAGGTGTCCGGCCGGTCCTGA
- a CDS encoding ribonuclease D produces MTDEAPLRRRDAPDTAGDGPHSVPPDPNSGGPASTPLTAPRDGTPRPVETSAELADVVSRMSAGTGPVAVDAERASGYRYTQRAYLVQLRRAGAGTVLIDPLPLDDLRTLDAALAESEWVLHAASQDLPCLAELGFRPRRLFDTELAARLAGFERVGLAALTEQLLGYSLEKHHSAADWSTRPLPDSWLTYAALDVELLTDLRDLLAAELERQGKTAWAAEEFAALVASADRPPRVRPDPWRRTSGIHRVRGARAQSRVRALWYARDGVAARRDSAPGRVLPDSAIIAAAEADPKDERTLLGIPGFGGRSVRRLARIWLDALDQARALPDDALPVNQPVEGPPPPHRWAERDPIAAARLARCRAVVVGTAEQHNLPPENLISPDFIRRLAWSPPDEVTSQTVADTLRGFGARNWQVGLIAEQLATALPAPDPAD; encoded by the coding sequence GTGACCGACGAAGCACCCCTGCGCCGTCGGGACGCGCCGGACACAGCAGGGGACGGACCGCACTCCGTGCCGCCCGACCCGAATTCTGGCGGTCCCGCATCGACCCCTCTCACTGCCCCGCGCGACGGAACCCCTCGTCCGGTGGAGACCTCGGCCGAACTGGCCGATGTGGTCTCCCGGATGTCGGCGGGGACCGGACCGGTCGCCGTGGACGCCGAGCGCGCCTCCGGCTACCGCTACACCCAGCGCGCCTACCTGGTGCAACTGCGCCGGGCGGGCGCCGGAACCGTCCTGATCGACCCGTTGCCGCTGGACGATCTGCGCACCCTCGACGCCGCGCTCGCCGAGTCCGAATGGGTGCTGCACGCCGCGAGTCAGGACCTGCCGTGCCTGGCCGAGCTGGGCTTCAGACCGCGCCGCCTGTTCGACACCGAACTGGCCGCCCGGCTCGCCGGTTTCGAGCGGGTCGGCCTGGCCGCGCTCACCGAGCAGCTGCTCGGCTACTCGCTGGAGAAACACCACTCGGCGGCGGACTGGTCGACCCGTCCCCTGCCGGACTCCTGGCTCACCTATGCCGCCCTCGACGTCGAGCTCCTCACCGACCTGCGTGACCTGCTCGCCGCCGAACTCGAACGCCAGGGCAAGACCGCCTGGGCCGCCGAGGAGTTCGCGGCGCTCGTCGCGAGCGCCGACCGGCCGCCGCGAGTCCGTCCCGATCCCTGGCGGCGGACGTCAGGCATTCATCGGGTACGGGGTGCGCGGGCCCAGTCCCGGGTGCGCGCCCTCTGGTACGCCCGTGACGGCGTCGCCGCCCGCCGCGACTCCGCCCCCGGACGGGTGCTGCCCGACTCCGCGATCATCGCGGCCGCCGAGGCCGACCCGAAGGACGAGCGCACCCTGCTCGGCATCCCCGGGTTCGGTGGCCGCTCGGTGCGCCGGCTGGCCCGGATCTGGCTCGACGCGCTGGACCAGGCCCGGGCGTTGCCGGACGACGCGTTGCCGGTGAACCAGCCGGTCGAGGGCCCGCCCCCGCCGCACCGCTGGGCCGAGCGCGACCCGATCGCCGCGGCCCGGCTGGCCCGGTGCCGCGCCGTGGTCGTCGGCACCGCCGAGCAGCACAACCTCCCGCCGGAGAACCTGATCAGCCCGGACTTCATCCGCCGGCTGGCCTGGTCGCCACCGGACGAGGTGACCTCCCAGACGGTCGCCGACACGCTGCGCGGCTTCGGCGCCCGGAACTGGCAGGTGGGCCTGATCGCCGAACAGCTCGCCACAGCCCTCCCGGCCCCCGACCCGGCAGACTGA
- a CDS encoding DUF3000 domain-containing protein, with translation MASPSAAPEAFTRAVAGLRVDSPWSEILLEEITPPQKLAPYAFALSATVLRGEDEVASGRLILLHEPDGHEAWHGTLRLVTLITAELEADLATDPLLPAVAWSWLSDGLEHYAAAYTAIGGTVTQTASTRFGELAGPEPTADLEVRASWTPTSDDFGAHLRGWCAMLASTAGLPPPGVVSLSDRPRGVTTHRG, from the coding sequence ATGGCGTCCCCCTCCGCTGCCCCCGAGGCGTTCACCCGCGCCGTCGCCGGGTTGCGCGTGGACTCGCCGTGGTCCGAGATCCTCCTCGAGGAGATCACCCCACCGCAGAAGCTCGCCCCGTACGCGTTCGCGCTCAGCGCCACCGTGCTGCGCGGCGAGGACGAGGTGGCGAGCGGGCGGCTGATCCTGCTGCACGAGCCGGACGGCCACGAGGCGTGGCACGGCACCCTGCGCCTGGTCACGCTGATCACCGCGGAGCTGGAGGCGGACCTGGCCACCGACCCGCTGCTGCCGGCCGTGGCCTGGAGCTGGCTCTCCGACGGGCTGGAGCACTACGCGGCGGCGTACACGGCGATCGGCGGCACCGTGACGCAGACCGCGTCGACCCGGTTCGGCGAGCTGGCCGGTCCGGAGCCGACCGCGGATCTGGAGGTGCGCGCGTCCTGGACACCGACCTCCGACGACTTCGGCGCCCACCTGCGCGGCTGGTGCGCGATGCTGGCGTCGACGGCGGGACTGCCCCCGCCGGGGGTGGTGTCGCTCAGCGACCGGCCGCGCGGGGTGACCACCCACCGGGGGTGA